A region from the Phycodurus eques isolate BA_2022a chromosome 12, UOR_Pequ_1.1, whole genome shotgun sequence genome encodes:
- the LOC133410585 gene encoding olfactory receptor 6N2-like, which yields MNGTHVLISLGGYVNVDKYRYVYFVFLLILYVLILCSNCTIICVIWIHRNLHEPMYVFIAALSLNSLLFSTAIYPKLFVDVLSRRQSVSHTACMSQYLIFYSLAGSDFLLLSAMAYDRYVSICKPLRYATTMGTTTVAVFLALVWVLPACHVLVATVISAKQKMCHFTLAGIFCNNSIQQLFCSIPRFLTVWGLLVLTNITLIPVLFILFTYIKIFMVAYRSCGEVRKKAAETCLPHLMVLISFSCLCGFDVIVARLASDLSQTVRLIMSLQIVVYNPLFNPIIYGVKMKEIWKRIMRLLLLCGKCDVKVHAVNS from the coding sequence ATGAACGGAACACACGTCCTAATAAGTCTCGGTGGCTATGTAAATGTGGACAAGTACAGATATGTATACTTTGTGTTCTTGTTGATACTCTATGTTCTCATCCTCTGCTCTAATTGCACCATCATTTGTGTCATCTGGATTCACAGGAACCTTCACGAGCCCATGTATGTTTTCATTGCAGCTCTGTCTCTCAACTCGCTTTTGTTCAGCACTGCTATCTACCCCAAACTCTTCGTGGACGTCTTGTCTCGCAGGCAGAGCGTTTCTCACACAGCTTGTATGTCACAGTATCTAATATTTTATTCACTAGCAGGTTCCGACTTCTTGCTGTTGTCGGCCATGGCTTACGACAGGTACGTGTCCATCTGCAAGCCTCTGCGATATGCAACTACCATGGGCACGACCACTGTCGCCGTCTTTTTGGCTTTGGTTTGGGTTCTGCCCGCCTGCCACGTATTGGTGGCGACCGTCATCAGTGCAAAGCAGAAAATGTGTCACTTTACATTAGCGGGAATCTTTTGTAACAATTCCATACAGCAACTTTTCTGTTCGATCCCAAGGTTTCTCACTGTCTGGGGTTTGCTCGTTCTGACAAATATTACTCTTATCCCTGTGCTGTTTATCCTCTTCACATACATAAAGATATTCATGGTGGCCTATCGCAGCTGCGGAGAAGTTCGGAAAAAAGCAGCGGAGACGTGTTTACCCCACTTGATGGTTTTAATCAGCTTCTCGTGTTTGTGCGGCTTTGACGTCATAGTAGCGCGACTGGCGTCGGATCTTTCCCAAACGGTGCGACTGATAATGAGTCTACAAATCGTGGTGTACAATCCTCTCTTCAATCCGATCATATATGGAGTGAAGATGAAAGAAATCTGGAAACGCATCATGAGATTGCTGTTGTTGTGTGGAAAATGTGATGTGAAAGTGCATGCGGTCAACTCATAG